The following nucleotide sequence is from Leptodactylus fuscus isolate aLepFus1 chromosome 10, aLepFus1.hap2, whole genome shotgun sequence.
tcactttgcaCCACCTTTCTGTTTTGGATGGTCCCTTCCAGTCCTTGTGACAACGCATTAGGTACCCTAAACCTAGATTTACACGACTGAGTCTCACCCTTGGCACTCGGTCCATGTGAGAGTCGGATTTCCTGTATTCATTATGGACGTTGCCACTGGAAAGAATAGAATCCCTGCACCACTGTTCAGGCCAGGAAACCCGACACTAGCACGGACCGAGACCAGTGAAACTCTGTTATGTGAATCTAGGTTAACACTTTAAGAATGTGTGAGGCAAAAAAAGAAGTAATTTGAGGATTGCAGTGCTCGGGTATGGATGCCTTAAAGGAAAATGTTTCAGAAGTGCCATGGTCAGGATGAGGAGCAGAAGACACTGATGCTGCATAGTGTGGGAGAGCAGCCAACATAAGGGGTCACAAAGGTGACTTATAATGGAGAATTTGTCTACCTTTCCACTACTTTACATGGTCACCTGATGTCGCTGAGGACCCGCGAAGTAGAGCACAGCAAAAACCCCACTGCAGacataaaacacagtggaaactgaACCCCTTTCATTGTGATTTCAcagcgttttcctctgcggacattggccactattattatatgaactagaatttttgaaaacgcaacttttccgctgtggatttttttctgtaatatgtgaatgggattagccagaatcccatccactttacaggtactgtaaaacactgtgtcttcgcaacatggggcttcagtctaAAACCACTTAAACCCATCTTAGCACAGACTGCAAAATCTCTGAAGGGGTTTCTTTTTACGCATATCCCACAGGTACTAAATCAGATTGAGAATCTTGGGAATTTGAAAACTAAGTCAACAGTGAACTCTTTATCATGTTCTTCAAACCATTTCTGAAATTGTGACAGAGCTAGAAAATATTGCTCCAATGAAGAGATGTACTTGgtctgcagcacattttataGGTGGTATCTAGGTAACATCCACATGAATACCAGGACTCGTGTTTTCCCATAGTACATTATGGTGCCATCTCTTCCCTGTGAAAGAAACACACCCATACGATACAAAAGAAAATCTGATACATCAGACCAGCCCACCTTCTGTCATTGCTCCAGGGTCCAGTTTTGATGCTCACATGCTCATTTCAGGGAGACTCTTACCAATCTGTGACCACACAGCTAGCTTCAGTAGTATGTATTCTAACATTGTTCTATTGTAGTCAGCTCTTTTGTGGGATTGGCCCCAGATAGGCTAGACTTTGCTTCCCATGCTCCAGTGACATGTGGATGTCCATGACTGTCTACTTGGACCACTTTTGGTTGGGAAATACACCACAAGACCTGCCACCTTGGAGAGATGCTCTGCCCAAGTCATCACATTTTGGCCCTGGTCAAAGTTGCTCAGCTTCTTCTGCACATTTCCTTTCTTCCAACACATCATAGAGTCTTACAGATTTCCAAGCTATCGATCCAGTTCTTACATTGGTTTTGCATACCAAATGTAATGGTATGAGGATGTCTTATCAAGACTGATGGTTGCCTCATGAAGACCTCACAGTGACTGAACATTTCTTCTGCCGTGACCTCCTGCAGGGAAGATGTCCTATTACATCCTGGTCATTCAAACAGAAGGTCAACAATGTGGAACATTCTGCCAGAGAGAAAGCTCTTAGCGGTGCCTATAGAAACGTGTTGACCCCTTTAAGCTTTTGCTCTCATGTTGATGGTTCATTTGAATGTAGAAGACATTCTGAGTTTATTGCATTGAGTTGGCCTAATATAGACCACAAGAGGGTTTTTTCTTTTCACAGATTTGGTGTTTGGGGTTGACGTCTATTGGGATTTGGGTCTGGGTATTGTACCAGTCAGACAATTTAGTAAAATTCCGAAAAAGTTGATTGAGATTCTTACTCTACTAGATATTTGGGTGGGATATGAGGACAAGCAAGGACGTCTGTTGGTTGGAGCCTGCAACTACTTTTAGAGCATTGGTTCTCTACCTATCGGAACCAAATAAATTGATATCTAGCTTTCATGTTCTCAGGTAAGTGACAATTCAATCTTGGACTGGCAACTAAGAGATATGCCATACTAAGTGGTATGCCAGAGTTCCCCATTGGTGGTGACTATACTTGTTAGACTATATCCCTATCAAGTGAACTGTACTGGAAAGATGGCGGTACAACCCTCAAGCCATACCATTCCCTGTTTCAGGCTCATCTTCTTTACATCATGACGCATAGGTTCCCATCTTGATTTGTTAAGTAAAACTATATTAGACTGGAAATTGAATGTTTCAAGTGAACTGACTTGAATGAACAGATAGTGACACGGCCTATTGTATCCAAAGGTTTTATATTGTATATCTTTCATTAAAGGGAGTTGTGTAAAGGACACTGGTTGGTGGTTAGCGACTGAATTCCTCACATCATTcatttatctgtaaaaatagaagTGTCGTGTAACAAATCCTATGAAAAATCCGCCGTCAAAATAGCTCAGATGTCCAAATTGTGCGCAACAGTCAAAAGGACGCCGTACGGGAACTACAATAAGACCCGATGGTTCCGTGCACGTAATAGatgttaaaaaataatgaaacGTGTTCTCCTAATATTACGCCCGGCCAATACGCCCTGATAATATTTCATGAAGCAGAGTAAAGTTTACTCTTAACAAATAATCCTATTCTCAATGAAGAGGAAAGGCGTGCTGTTTATTCAcacgatcttttttttttttttttacaaaaaaacttcAGCGTAGTACAAGTATGATATGTTTTTGTGCATTATCCATTGTGCATAGTGGTTTCCCATGGATAAAACCTGCCCCTGTGTATTTTAGGGCAATTGTTCCAAAACTCTGTGCCAATTGTTGCAAAGTTGAAGAGCTACAAAAGTTCAGTCTTTTTTCCTTCTTGATACCAGAGAGCTAAATGGGCAGCTCCTAGATTCATGTACATATTAAGTGTAAGGATCATTTATGGAGGGGTGGGGGTTCATTGCTCTCCCTCCCACTTGGCCCTTTGTTGGGATTCCAGCTGTGTCTGGCAGTGGGGAGGCTCGCGTGTCATTGATGATTCTGATTGGCCACTTCCCAGATTGTAATGAGCCCGGCACACTCCATGTAAAACTGATAAGATAAAGTGTGCCAGGGGGGCACACTTTGTATTGATCTGCATTGTTTCACAATGGTATATATATGCCTGGGAGCTAGTCGTGTGCCTGTTGCACATCCTTCACACATCCTTCCACTGAAGCTCCTCTAACATACAAGACCTAGAGGTCCAGGGAAGGAAAACACCCCACATCTCCTGGTGTCTTCTACTTGCTCTCATACAGCATTTCAGCCTGAAAGCCTATAAGGTAAGTCTTTGGCTttagtaacattttattttttttattctatcgcCCTACACCACATtctgtatattatcctatattcTATAATGCCCGTACAAGTAATATGACAAATTCTACAAGATTTTCAACGTTTCCTGCAAACTGACACACGTTTCTTGTTGTAATTTTTTCAGAAtgtctccaaaaacagagaacaGCCATAGCAGAAGCGAGAGATACCTTTACTATGATGTCTCTGACGAGGAGGACCATTCTCTTTCTCTGCCTTGTTCTCCAGCCCCCTCAGCTGGGAGTGAAGGTTGTTTAGTGGGAGAAAAATTTCCCTTTACTGACTCCAGGGAGTCACAGAGCAAAAGACAAAAAGGGAGACGAAGATCACAAGTCAAGAATGAAGTCACAATcattaaacaaaagaaaaatcgcaGGATAAAAGCGAATGACAGAGAAAGGAACCGAATGCACAACCTCAACTCAGCCTTGGATGCCTTGAGGAGTGTTCTACCTACCTTGCCAGATGATGCCAAGCTGACCAAGATCGAGACTCTAAGGTTTGCTCACAATTACATCTGGGCTTTGTCTGAGACTCTGCGGATGGCCGACCATAGCCTATTTAACATGGCACAACAGGGTATGACAGACTCCTTTGAAAAGTTATCTAAGACTTGCTTAATGGTGGATCTGACTAGTCCAAATAGTAGCTGCAGTTCCTCAAGCGACTGGGACTCTCTCTATTCTCCAGGGTCGCAGAGCAGCAGTCATAGCCCCACAGACATGGAGGATTTTATTTCTCAGCCCAGTTCTTGCCTGAGATACACTGATACTTTCACCGAGTTCATATGACTTGTTCTAGTGTCCCCATCACTGGGTGTCCCTGTTCTCACATTCACTCTTGTGAATGGCCAGCTTATTGTAGCAGAGACATCAGTGAATCGCATCCTCTCTGCAGTCCTTTTGCTACTGTATATTCATTTTGTCTGTCTCCCTTTCATTGTAAATGTCCTATCTCCTTTAAGTCTTCCCTTCTAACCTTATGtgggaaagattaaaaaaaagacatttttttgcACTTAAACCCAGTATCTTAAGGAGACAACACTGCATTCTTTACCACTGTGTATATTGTAATATTGATTTTTCTAAAGTTTATTCTGTATTGAATTTCTATGACTATTGATTTCCAGCTATTTGCTGTGCTTAAATTATATCTAATCATTTGTATTTATTAATTGTATTGATtcaatataaatctatatattttttgtacaGATATATTTTCACACCACGTTGAGCGCTTGTACCTCAAGGTATCTTTGCAATAAAATATTCAGCAATAATTGCGTTACAATCTTGCTATCTGTCAAATATACACCTCTATATATTATTACGTTATTTTACGTATATTATTAATGTCGCATTCAGGTTAATGATTTTGGATCTCTTTGAAGCTGACAAATACAGTAGCAAAGTGAAGTTATCAGCTTAATGGATGAAAAGGAAAGTGTAACAGTAATTACATTGCGGATGAAGGAAGGAAGTGAACAGGTGGAACGTTTCCTTCTTCGCATGTAATCTAGTAGGGGAAGATTAATGGCCTCTTAGTGGCTGCTTTTATATAATGCAGTGCCATGGGGTCTGTAGTCTACACCTGGCAAAGTCTAGACCTCTAACTCACCTGGAAATTTAGAAAGACCCGGTATAACCAGGACTTGGCACGAAAGTCGAAAGTGATA
It contains:
- the NEUROG3 gene encoding neurogenin-3, which gives rise to MSPKTENSHSRSERYLYYDVSDEEDHSLSLPCSPAPSAGSEGCLVGEKFPFTDSRESQSKRQKGRRRSQVKNEVTIIKQKKNRRIKANDRERNRMHNLNSALDALRSVLPTLPDDAKLTKIETLRFAHNYIWALSETLRMADHSLFNMAQQGMTDSFEKLSKTCLMVDLTSPNSSCSSSSDWDSLYSPGSQSSSHSPTDMEDFISQPSSCLRYTDTFTEFI